In Burkholderia contaminans, the following proteins share a genomic window:
- the gltK gene encoding glutamate/aspartate ABC transporter permease GltK has product MHQFDWSSIPGALPTLWTGAIVTFKITLIAIVVGIVWGTLLALLRLSGVKPLAWFAKAYVTVFRSIPLVMVLLWFFLIVPQLLQGVLGLSPTIDIRLASAMVAFSLFEAAYYSEIIRAGIQAVPRGQVNAAFALGMNYAQAMRLVILPQAFRAMVPLLLTQAIVLFQDTSLVYVISLADFFRTAANVGDRDGTTVEMVLFAGACYFVICSLASALVKGLQKKVTR; this is encoded by the coding sequence ATGCATCAGTTCGACTGGAGTAGTATTCCCGGCGCGCTGCCGACGCTGTGGACGGGCGCGATCGTCACGTTCAAGATCACGCTGATCGCGATCGTGGTCGGGATCGTCTGGGGCACGCTGCTGGCGCTGCTGCGGCTGTCGGGCGTGAAGCCGCTCGCATGGTTCGCGAAAGCGTACGTGACGGTGTTCCGCTCGATCCCGCTCGTGATGGTGCTGCTGTGGTTCTTCCTGATCGTGCCGCAGCTGCTGCAGGGCGTGCTCGGGTTGTCGCCGACGATCGACATTCGTCTTGCGTCGGCGATGGTCGCGTTCTCGCTGTTCGAAGCCGCGTATTATTCCGAGATCATCCGCGCCGGCATCCAGGCGGTGCCGCGCGGGCAGGTGAACGCCGCGTTCGCGCTCGGCATGAACTACGCGCAGGCGATGCGCCTCGTGATCCTGCCGCAGGCGTTCCGCGCGATGGTGCCGCTGCTGCTCACGCAGGCGATCGTCCTGTTCCAGGATACGTCGCTCGTGTACGTGATCAGTCTCGCGGACTTCTTCCGCACGGCTGCGAACGTCGGCGATCGCGACGGCACGACCGTCGAGATGGTCCTGTTCGCCGGCGCATGCTATTTCGTGATTTGCTCGTTGGCGTCTGCACTCGTCAAGGGTCTCCAGAAAAAGGTCACAAGATGA